Part of the Acidimicrobiia bacterium genome, CTTCGAACAGGTGACTCCCCATACCGACGTATTGGGCACCCTGACCTGGAAAGAGCAATGCGTAATTCATGGAACACCTTCTTCGACTCGGCCAGGTTTGACCAGGTTACTCAGTGGACCCGCAGTCGGTCGGGAGGGTTCGTCTTGTCTCGAACAGGTGTTTACACTCCCCTCTCCCCATCAAGGTATTACCCATCGTGTCCATTCAGATCCCGACGCTCGCTACCACCGAACTACCTATTCCCGAGCGATTCGGTCGTCTATACGATCTCGCCTACAACCTCTGGTGGAGTTGGGATGAGCCCGGAGCCGACCTTTGGCGAGCGGTTGATACACAACTCTGGGATCGGTACAGGAATCCGGTCGAAATGCTCGGAGCGGTCGACCGTGCGACCTGGCAACGTCTGGCCGAATCGGAATCCTTTGCCGATCAGTATGCAAACACCGTTCGACGTTTTGACGCGTACATGTCAGCCAAGGACACCTGGTACAAGCGAAATCACGGGACCGGCGATACCTCGGTTGCCTATCTTTGCGCAGAGTTCGGCATTCATTCGTCGTTGCCGATGTACTCGGGTGGCCTTGGTGTCCTCGCCGGTGACCACACGAAATCTGCCTCAGACCTCGGTGTGCCATTCGTCGGCGTCGGACTCCTGTACCGGCGCGGGTATTTCCGCCAGCAGATCGGTGCGATTGGTAGTCAGCAGAACCTGAACCCCATCCTCGACATAGCCCGCCTGGCCGTCCGACCGGTGGCCTCGCCGACCGGCGGACATCTCAAGGTCTCCCTCGACTTTCCAGGGCGGGTCGTCAAAGCCGCCGTATGGGTTCTGTCCGTGGGGCGGGTCTCGCTGCTCCTCCTCGATACCGACATCATGGAGAACGATCCGTCGGATCGGCCGATTACCTCAATGCTCTATGTACGGGGCCGCGAAGCGCGGTTCTGTCAGGAATACGTTCTCGGCGTCGGCGCCGTACGAGCCCTCCAAGCTTTGGGCATTGAACCTGCTGTCTGGCACGTCAACGAGGGCCACGCCGCCATGAGTCTCCTTGAGCGTATCCGTGAACATGTGGCCGGTGGCATGAAGATTGACGAGGCAGAGCGGGCGGTCCGTTCCAGCACGTTCTTCACGCTCCATACACCTGTCCCGGCCGGAAACGAACGCTTCGATTTTGGCCTGGCCGAAAAGTATCTCGGGCATTGGCCCAACTCGGTCGGCGCAGATCTCGATCACCTCCGACACCTGGCCAGCTCTCGCAAGGGCGACTCCACCATGTTCGACCTTGGCGCTCTGGCAATCGGACTGGCGAGTTCGGTCAACGGCGTGTCGGAACGACACGGAGAGATCGTCGACCGTGATTGGTCCCACTTGTTGACCACACCGGGATACGGCATCACCAACGGAGTTCATCCGCCCACCTGGCTAAGCAGACCTCTCAAGCGTCTGATCCGGGAAACGGTCGGGGCGGATTGGTCGACCAGCCTCATCGAAGACCCCAAGACGGCCGATATCATCCGCGACTTGCCTGACCAGGAGGTCTGGGACGCCCACCAGAACCGCAAGGATGTGCTCTCCACCTTCGCCCAGGGACGAATCCGGAGCCAGCTCGCCCGACACGGCGGCTCCCCCGACGAGCTCCGCTCGGTCGACCGGATGATGCCTTCTGACCGGTTGACCATCGGCTTTGCTCGACGGTTCGCTACATACAAGCGGGCCACCCTCCTCTTCCATAACGTGCCATGGCTCCAGGCGATACTCACAAACCCGGACCGACCGGTCCAGCTGGTGTTCGCCGGGAAGGCTCACCCGGCCGACCAGGAGGGTCAGGCCCTCATCAAACACATCCATGAGTTGTCTCACTCACCCGAACTCAAAGGCCATGTGTACCTGCTCGAGGACTACGACATTCGGATGGCCAGGTTCCTCGTTCAGGGGGTCGACGTCTGGCTGAACAACCCTCGCCCTCCTGAGGAGGCCTCGGGCACGTCAGGGATGAAAGCGGCCATGAACGGCGTCCTCAATCTGTCAGTTCTTGACGGCTGGTGGATCGAAGGATTCAACGGAAAGAACGGCTGGGCGTTTGGACACGAGACAGACATTGGCGACCACGGCAAACAGGACGCCGAGGATGCGATCGCTCTTTACCAGCTACTTCAGGAACAGATCGTACCGTTGTTCTATGACCGCGACGACAGTGGCATTCCACTTGGCTGGGTGCAACTCATGAAGGAAGCTATGGCCTCAAGTGCCGGCGACTTCTCGTCACTTCGCATGGTCGCCGATTACGTATCAAAGGCGTACGTTCCGCTCGGTCTCTGACGCCATCATCTCACGAATCGAGCGGACCGCCTGGCCGATCCGATGTTCGTTTTCCACGAGGGCAAATCGGACGAAGCCTTCTCCATGCGTGCCAAACCCCACCCCGGGCGAAACCGCCACATTGGCGTTTTCGAGCAGATGAACCGTGAAGTCGAGCGATCCCATGTGCGAATAGGCCGGCGGGATCGGGGCCCAAACGAACATCGTGCCCTTGGGTTTCTCGATCACCCAACCAGCCCGATTGAGGCCATCAATGAGAATGTT contains:
- the glgP gene encoding alpha-glucan family phosphorylase; the protein is MSIQIPTLATTELPIPERFGRLYDLAYNLWWSWDEPGADLWRAVDTQLWDRYRNPVEMLGAVDRATWQRLAESESFADQYANTVRRFDAYMSAKDTWYKRNHGTGDTSVAYLCAEFGIHSSLPMYSGGLGVLAGDHTKSASDLGVPFVGVGLLYRRGYFRQQIGAIGSQQNLNPILDIARLAVRPVASPTGGHLKVSLDFPGRVVKAAVWVLSVGRVSLLLLDTDIMENDPSDRPITSMLYVRGREARFCQEYVLGVGAVRALQALGIEPAVWHVNEGHAAMSLLERIREHVAGGMKIDEAERAVRSSTFFTLHTPVPAGNERFDFGLAEKYLGHWPNSVGADLDHLRHLASSRKGDSTMFDLGALAIGLASSVNGVSERHGEIVDRDWSHLLTTPGYGITNGVHPPTWLSRPLKRLIRETVGADWSTSLIEDPKTADIIRDLPDQEVWDAHQNRKDVLSTFAQGRIRSQLARHGGSPDELRSVDRMMPSDRLTIGFARRFATYKRATLLFHNVPWLQAILTNPDRPVQLVFAGKAHPADQEGQALIKHIHELSHSPELKGHVYLLEDYDIRMARFLVQGVDVWLNNPRPPEEASGTSGMKAAMNGVLNLSVLDGWWIEGFNGKNGWAFGHETDIGDHGKQDAEDAIALYQLLQEQIVPLFYDRDDSGIPLGWVQLMKEAMASSAGDFSSLRMVADYVSKAYVPLGL